Proteins encoded together in one Salarias fasciatus chromosome 17, fSalaFa1.1, whole genome shotgun sequence window:
- the LOC115404489 gene encoding zinc finger protein 14-like, with protein MESPHRTENDAPLLLPSLRLFIPPLRLASAAMWHVVQRGTVHDYGLVEEFISTVTDIVPELLSPDHKAQLLLGLRARVVLELCRSAPVQEAEAIEAHLERIKSLISTWAAQPCFADVDFPESNFTDQVELLLKDPEEKEKFFQDVFPTDFGPDYDGALQVLMLDFLSRLEKLFPVPDIQQTASMLSAVPAALEECAHSVPDPQHLRTVLQYHTTLGHFDFFDETQSVPPSFGNCILSSLSLPQLEKVVIDPDHLQQLQPGAEQIQGCVTVQLEGETVTLLDYIQAEQPPALMEAGEMQESQVHLEEAMAAHEEEEEEEEEGDALKPAAFQPLKQSKRLQMKIKSLKEKKELLTAKRQRKKYPNNKTCPVCSKTFLRAAAMRRHQEIHDSNRDLKYKCESCDKRFRDHYDMNRHSMRVHEKGEACGLAKEEESDAAFPELPEDKTCSLCGKYFARQVDMERHMKSHSEERPYKCCFCQKKFKNPYVLKRHQKDICKSREARRPRRREAQRSDPPPPPPQQQPPPADVPPDGKICPVCNRMLLCTADIAKHLRSHSEERPFICVTCEKGFKYKDTLKKHQIIHGHEGVREEQRKSVEQILAEAGDAPDPDRPDGDPDALAETSEAAALAALRKTTKVCPVCSRAFDSVKTLNRHIQCHTDDRPYHCVHCKKRFKHVHGLKRHQVYAICHKKTTRYFWRKELRGGGGGGGAPPPSEPADGQQQQQAAPLKIPVWCSNCGKHFEYPEALKEHQEDVCRLEVREVMKCDDCGKEFKSVTMLKVHQRIHDPLYCKECGKILANQAAFDRHKLMHRPMQCTMCDKSFTLLRRLREHYEKQHDFVGPFPCAQCDKTFIQLSYLAIHQRIHKGEFPYACDLCPEKFRSSNCLTVHQRKHTGEKPFLCWQCGKCYRSASELTVHMGTHSEERPWACTQCDLAYRTKLQLTNHVEQVHIGVRYPCTSCGKQFMKETSLKRHELIHTGERPHQCTVCGKTFLTANELRLHTRYHTGERPYKCEVCGKAFIQSGYLKSHMRIHTGEKPFKCDVCDKGFRLSYHMKKHRRTHAGKPKSFACEECGAAFLQKKSLWEHALTHDVKMETSAFANEVRIEFQ; from the exons ATGGAGAGCCCGCATCGCACTGAAAACG acgctcctctgctgctgccgtccCTCCGCCTCTTCATCCCGCCGCTGCGCCTGGCGTCCGCCGCCATGTGGCACGTGGTGCAGCGCGGCACCGTGCACGACTACGGCCTGGTGGAGGAGTTCATCAGCACCGTCACCGACATCGTGCCCGAGCTGCTGAGCCCCGACCACaaagctcagctgctgctgggactCCGAGCTCGA GTGGTTCTGGAGCTGTGCCGCTCGGCACCCGTCCAGGAGGCGGAGGCCATCGAGGCCCACCTGGAGCGGATCAAGAGCCTGATTTCCACCTGGGCGGCTCAG CCGTGTTTCGCCGATGTCGACTTTCCAGAATCCAACTTCACCGatcaggtggagctgctgctgaaggaccccgaggagaaggagaagttCTTCCAG GACGTTTTCCCCACAGACTTCGGACCCGACTATGACGGCGCTCTGCAGGTCCTGATGTtggacttcctgtccagacTGGAGAAGCTCTTTCCTGTTCCGGACATTCAGCAG ACGGCGTCCATGCTGAGCGCCGTTCCCGCCGCGCTGGAGGAGTGCGCTCACTCGGTGCCCGACCCGCAGCACCTGCGGACGGTGCTGCAGTATCACACCACGCTGGGACACTTCGACTTCTTCG ACGAAACCCAGAGCGTCCCGCCGTCCTTCGGGAACTGCATCCTGTCCTCGCTGTCGCTGCCCCAGCTGGAGAAGGTGGTCATCGACCCGgaccacctgcagcagctgcagcccggCGCCGAGCAGATCCAGGGCTGCGTGACGGTGCAGCTGGAGGGCGAGACCGTCACGCTGCTGGACTACATCCAGGCCGAGCAGCCGCCCGCTCTGATGGAGGCCGGGGAGATGCAGGAGAGCCAGGTCCACCTGGAGGAGGCCATGGCAGcgcacgaggaggaggaggaggaggaggaggaaggagacgcCTTGAAGCCGGCGGCGTTTCAGCCTCTGAAGCAGAGCAAGAGGCTCCAGATGAAGATCAAGTCcctgaaagagaagaaggagctgctgacggCGAAGCGGCAGAGGAAGAAATACCCCAACAACAAGACGTGTCCGGTGTGCAGCAAGACCTTCCTGCGAGCCGCCGCCATGCGGCGCCACCAGGAGATCCACGACTCCAACCGGGACCTCAAGTACAAGTGCGAGAGCTGCGACAAGCGCTTCAGGGACCACTACGACATGAACCGGCACAGCATGCGCGTGCACGAGAAGGGCGAGGCGTGCGGCCTCGCCAAGGAGGAGGAGTCCGACGCCGCCTTCCCGGAGCTGCCCGAGGACAAGACGTGCTCGCTGTGCGGGAAGTACTTCGCCCGGCAGGTGGACATGGAGCGGCACATGAAGTCGCACTCGGAGGAGCGGCCGTACAAGTGCTGCTTCTgccagaagaagttcaagaaccCGTACGTCCTGAAGAGGCACCAGAAGGACATCTGCAAGAGCCGGGAGGCGAGGAGGCCGAGGCGGCGGGAGGCGCAGCGGTccgacccgccgccgccgccgccgcagcagcagccgccgcccgCCGACGTCCCGCCGGACGGGAAGATCTGCCCCGTCTGCAACAGGATGCTCCTCTGCACCGCCGACATCGCCAAGCACCTGCGCTCGCACTCCGAGGAGCGGCCCTTCATCTGCGTCACCTGCGAGAAGGGCTTCAAGTACAAGGACACGCTGAAGAAGCACCAGATCATCCACGGCCACGAGGGCGTCCGCGAGGAGCAGAGGAAGTCCGTGGAGCAGATCCTGGCCGAGGCCGGAGACGCTCCCGACCCGGACCGGCCGGACGGGGATCCGGACGCGCTCGCCGAGACTTccgaggcggcggcgctggcgGCGCTCAGGAAGACCACCAAGGTGTGCCCGGTGTGCTCCAGGGCGTTCGACAGCGTGAAGACCCTGAACAGACACATCCAGTGTCACACGGACGACCGGCCCTACCACTGCGTGCACTGCAAGAAGCGCTTCAAGCACGTGCACGGCCTGAAGAGGCACCAGGTCTACGCCATCTGCCACAAGAAGACCACCCGCTACTTCTGGAGGAAGGAGctgcggggcggcggcggcggcgggggggcgcCGCCGCCCAGCGAGCCGGCCGatggccagcagcagcagcaggcggcgccGCTCAAGATCCCGGTGTGGTGCTCCAACTGCGGCAAGCACTTCGAGTACCCCGAGGCGCTGAAGGAGCACCAGGAGGACGTCTGCCGCCTGGAGGTGCGCGAGGTCATGAAGTGCGACGACTGCGGCAAGGAGTTCAAGAGCGTCACCATGCTGAAGGTGCACCAGCGCATCCACGACCCGCTCTACTGCAAGGAGTGCGGCAAGATCCTGGCCAACCAGGCCGCCTTCGACCGCCACAAGCTCATGCACCGGCCCATGCAGTGCACCATGTGCGACAAGAGCTTCACGCTGCTGCGCCGCCTGCGGGAGCACTACGAGAAGCAGCACGACTTCGTGGGGCCCTTCCCCTGCGCGCAGTGCGACAAGACCTTCATCCAGCTGTCCTACCTGGCCATCCACCAGCGCATCCACAAGGGCGAGTTCCCCTACGCCTGCGACCTCTGCCCCGAGAAGTTCCGCTCCTCCAACTGCCTGACGGTGCACCAGCGGAAgcacacgggcgagaagcccTTCCTGTGCTGGCAGTGCGGCAAGTGCTACCGCTCGGCGTCCGAGCTCACCGTGCACATGGGCACGCACTCGGAGGAGCGGCCGTGGGCGTGCACGCAGTGCGACCTGGCCTACCGCACCAAGCTGCAGCTCACCAACCACGTGGAGCAGGTGCACATCGGCGTGCGCTACCCGTGCACCAGCTGCGGCAAGCAGTTCATGAAGGAGACGTCGCTGAAGCGGCACGAGCTCATCCACACCGGCGAGCGGCCGCACCAGTGCACCGTCTGCGGCAAGACCTTCCTCACCGCCAACGAGCTGCGGCTGCACACGCGCTACCACACCGGCGAGCGGCCGTACAAGTGCGAGGTGTGCGGCAAGGCCTTCATCCAGTCGGGCTACCTCAAGTCGCACATGCGCATCCACACCGGGGAGAAGCCCTTCAAGTGCGACGTCTGCGACAAGGGCTTCCGCCTGTCCTACCACATGAAGAAGCACCGGCGGACGCACGCCGGCAAGCCCAAGAGCTTCGCCTGCGAGGAGTGCGGCGCCGCCTTCCTGCAGAAGAAGTCGCTGTGGGAGCACGCGCTCACGCACGACGTGAAAATGGAAACGTCCGCCTTCGCGAACGAAGTCCGGATCGAGTTCCAGTAG